The Streptomyces sp. NBC_00162 sequence TCGCCTCGGCCGCCGCCCGCTCCAGGCTGGCCCGGACCAGCACGAAGCAGTGCTCGACCACCGCGGTGAACAGCAGCTCCTTGCTCGGGAACAAGCGGTAGACGTACGCCTGCGAGATGCCGGCCGCCTTCGCCACCTCGGAGGTGGTGGTGCCCCAGTAGCCACGCGCCGCGAAGGCGCCGATGGCGGTGCGCAGCACCGTCTCGCGGCGCTCTTCGGCGGTGGAAAGCTTTCGGGGTCGTTCGCTCTTCATGTGAGTACTCAACCACTCACACTCTTGCGTGTCAACGCATCCCCCGGCGCCTTGCGACGGCCTCGCCCGCCTCGTCGAGTGGATCGACCTCGCCACGCTCGCCTGACGCTCCTCGGCGATCTTCGAGTACCCGATGCTCGACCGCGATCCCCTGCCGTCCTGGAGCTTCGGACGGGTCACCCTGCTCGGCGACGCCGCACACCCGATGTTCCCCATGGGCATGAACGGCGGATCGCATTCACAGCGCCGCCCCGATCCGGTCGAACGCCTCACCCAGGACCGCCGGATGGCTGGCGGCGTTGATCCGGAAGTACCCGGCGTAGGCATCGCCTCCGAACGCGGCCCCGGGAAGCGTGTGGACCCTGGCGCGGGCGAGGGCGCGGGCGAAGCGCTCCGCCTGGTCCGGCTCGGGGAATCCGGCCCACACCAGGTAGGTGGCCTCGGGTGCGACGGCGTCCACCCGCAGGGGGAGCCGGGAGAGTTCCGTACGGACCGATTCCACGCGCTCGGCGAGTACGGCACGCAGTGCGGCCAGCCATCCGGTCCCCTGCTCGTAGCAGGCGACCGTGGCGATGGCGCCGAAGCTTCCGGGGCGCCCAAGCAGACTCTGCGGCAGCCCGGCAAGTGCCTCGGCCGTGCGGTCCGAGGCATAGACCGTGGCGCTCTTCAGGCCGGCGATGTTGAATGCCTTGGACGCCGAAGTGAGGCCGAAGACCCGGGCCCGGTGCACGGCGGGGTCGGCGAACACGGACCGCGGCTGCCCCGCGAGTCCGAGCGGCATGTGCACTTCGTTCGCGAGCAGCAGCAGATCGTGTTCCAGGGCGAGGGAGAGCGCCGCGGTGATCTCGTCGGTGTTCCAGGCCCGCCCTACCGGGTTGTGCGGCTGGCACAGAATCCAGGCCCCCGCACCGGCCGCCGCGGCAGCCTCGAGCGCGGCGAAGTCGTGCCGGTAGCCGGCCTCGTCCTGAAGCAGCGGCACGGCCACCGGGCGCATGCCGGCCTCTTCGATCACCGTGAACAGGTCGCCGTACACCGGTGTCTCCACGATGACGGGGCTGCCGGGCGGCAGCTGGTCCCGCAGGAGTGACCGCAGCCCGGTCAGTATGTCGGTGGTGCAGCGAAGTCCTGCTGTGGAGGCGTGGTGCTCTCGGGCCAGATGGCGTGCGCAGGCCCGCTCCTGCTCGCCGGTGAGGCCGTATCCCGTCTCGCCCTCCCGCACGGCGCGTTCGAGGGCGCGGCGGAGGAACTCCGGTGCCTCCAGATCCATTTCCGCGACACCGAGGCAGATCCGGTCCGGTTCGAGCGCGCCCACCTGCCACTTCAGAGTGCGCCGGGCGCGCAGGACGTCCGCGTCCGCTGTGAACCTCGGGGCGTCCCCGTGCGTGAGCCGGTCGTCAGTCCGCATCGCGATCCAGCTCGACATAGAGGCGGGTGCCGCCCTTTCCCTTGGTGCGGCGGCGCACGGTGATGCCGCCCAGGATCTCCTTCGGATGCCGCACGTGGGTGCCGCCGCAGGGGATCTCGATCTCTCCCGAACGCCAGACGAAGACGTCGTCGGCCCCCGGCAGGGGGGTCACGACCGCCTCCCCGGCGGCATCGAGAAGGGCGAGGACACGGCCTTGGATCTCCTGCACCGCCTCGCTGGGGATCGAACAGCCGAAGTCGAAGCGTGCGGCACTGTCGCTGATGTGACAGCCGCGGGTCGAGCGCGCCTGGCCGTGCGCCGTGAGGTATTCACCGGTGGCGTGGAACAGGAAGTGCGCCAGGGTGTGCATCTGCATGTTGCGGAAGCGGCGTTCCCAGTCGATCTCCATGGTGACCTCCGCTCCCACCTCGAGCGAGCAGGGTTCCTCGAACACGTGACAGAACACCGAGTCGATCGTGGCGACTTCACCGTTGGGCAGCTGATAGGGCCGACCGCCCGCCTTCTGTACGTCCACCACTCGCTGTCCGTCGACGGTTCCCTGGTCGGCGACCTGCCCGCCGGACTCGGCGTAGAACAGTGAACGGTCGAAGACCGCGTGGTGCCCCTCGACCGCCAGGACGACGGCCGTCGCGGTCGTCGCGTACGGGTCGTGGTGGTAGAGCTGGGCTGTGGCGGGAGCCTTGCTCCACAGGGCGGGGTTAAGCATCGGTCCGTCCTCCGTTCAGCAGTGTCGTTCCGTACAGTTCGCCGCGGTCGGCGAAGAAGGTGAGTATCTCGCCGTCGGCGGACGGGCCGAGGTCCGCGGCGAGTTGGCGCGCGCCCATGAAGCAGACGCCGGACGATCCGCCCACGCTGAGCCCTCTGGCGGCCAGCTCTCGCACGCCGTCGCAGGCCTGTGCGTCGGATACCCGGTAGACGCCCTCGACCCGGGTCCTGGCCGCGTCGATCACGGCGGGGATCCGGTTCTGATTGCCGGTGCCGCGCAGGATGCTCCGGGCCGGCGAGCCGCCGAAGGTGATCGAACCCTCGCGGTCCGCCACGTAGGAGGGGATGCCCTTGGCCTCCAGCATCGCGGACAGGGCGGCGAAGTGACCGCCGCTGCCCACGCAGAAGATTCCGGCGGTGATCCGGGAGAAGTCGAGGGCGGCCATCAGGTGCGGTACCACCCAGCGGGTGTAGACCTGCGGGTTGAGCGGGCTGTCGTTCTGGTTGGTCCAGTAGTAGTCGGGGTGCTCGGACAGGATGGTCCGCAGCAGGTCGTCGCGGGCCTGCTGGCTGCCGAGGACCGGATGCGGGGTCGCGGCGATGTGGAGGACCCCGCCGACCAGTTCGATCTTCCGGCGGGTGATGTCCGGGATGCCGGGATCGGTGACCAGGTGAACGGGGTGCCCGAGCAGCCGGCCGGCTACCGCCAGGCCGAGTCCGAGGGAGCCCGACGTGGACTCGATGACGGTCTGGCCCTCGGCGAGCAGTCCCTCCTCACGGGCCAGCAGGAGCAGTCCGAGGCCGAGGATCGACTTGAAGCTGGACTCGGTGGCCGGGCTGCCGTGGATCGCGCGCAGCCGCAGTCCGGAGGCCTCGAAGCCGCCGCACTCCAATGTGCTCAGCCGACTGAGTTCTTCGATGAGTTCGTACGGATCGGGGCCGCTGTGGCGCGGCGCCGAGGGGTGGACCAGGCTCACTTCTTGCCCTCCAGGAGGTTCTTGGCCCAGAAGATCGAAACGAGCAGCACGCCGATGCCCGCCATCTGCACCAGGCTCAGACGCTGGTCGAAGAGGACCAGGCCGTAGACGGCCGCGGCGACCGGCTGCAGCAGCACGAACAGCGCGGCGAGCTGGAGCGGCAGGAACTTCACGGCGTGGGCCATCAGGGTCTGGCCGAGCAGCTGCGAGGTCACCGCGAGGGCGATCAGTACGAGCCAGCCCTTCGCGCTGGTGGGCCACATGCTCTCGCCGAGCAGGGCCGCCACCGCGAAGCAGGCGAGGCCGCAGACCAGGCTGAGGGTGGCCATGATGCGGGTGGCTTCGTGGCGCTCGCGCAGCCCCTTGGCCACGACGAGGAACAGCGCGTAGAACACGGCGGTGGCCAGGGCAAGGAGGTCACCGCGCAGATGCTGGGGGTCGAGGCCCGTTCCGAGGATGACCAGGATGTACAGGCCCGCCAGCGCGAGCAGGGCCGGCAGGGCGAGCCGCCACGGCAGCCGGTCGCCGAAGAGCAGGAAGCAGAGCGGGGCGATGATGAACGGCACCAGGTTGGCCAGGAGGTTCGCCTCGGCCAGCGAGGTGTAGAGGAACGAGATGTTCCACAGGCACAGGTCGGCGGCGAGGAACAGCCCTCCCAGGACGATCAGGAGCTGGTCCCGCCGCCCGATCCGAGGCCGGCCGGCGCCGGAGACAGTGACGGCGGTGGCGTTCACGCGCGTGCGGCGGGCGGCCGCCAGTGACATGCCGAGCAGCATGGGCGCGGCAAGCAGCGAACGGTATCCGCCGGTGGCCACCGGACCCACCTCGCTGATCCGGACGAAGACACCGCCGAGGGCCAGGCAGCAGACCGCGAGGAGCACCATGAGCTGCGAACGGGCACGACTGCCCGGCTTTTCCTCCGCAGTGGGTTCCGGCGCGTCCGGGACCGGGCCCGGGACCTCGTGTCCCGGTTCTGTCGTCGAGTCCGTCGTGACTGCGCGGCTCATGAGTGCCCCGACTCCTTCAGTGTGTAGAGGTGGCTGTCGTAGCCGAGGGAATGCAGTGCACTCCGGGATTCAGCGACACGAAGATCGTGGTCCGTCTGGTGTTGCGAGAAGATGAGCCCGGCCACCGTTCCGCTGTGTGCCACGCACACGCCGAGGGCCCCCCATTCCTTCTTGACCGCCATGAGGTCCTCCAGGGACTTCTTGGGGAGCCGGTCATTGTGCAGTTCGCTGCTGAGAGTCGCTATTTCCGCGGCCGCATTGCCGTCATTCGCGAGGAGTGCCGCGTCGAGTTCGGCGAAGAGCCGCTCGTAGACACGGGCCTTCCCCGGGTCCTCCGGGATTTCCCGGTGGAACTCCTCCGTGCGTACCCAGCCGCCCTCGTCCACTCCGACGATGCTCCAGCGCAGATCCGTGTCGTATTTCGCGATCAGGGTCTGCGACCGCTGGGCACAGGAGGCGATTCCGGGGTGCAGCAGATAGTCGCCGTATTCGAGCCTTCGGGCCACGGAGAGCGCGAGCGCGTGCGCCACTGGCGCGGGGGTCGCCGGGTGGGCTTCCTGGATGCAGAGCAGGGCGACGGCCAGGATGTCGGCGGTCGAGCTCGCGTGTCCTTTGGCCACGGGGATGTTCGACGTGATGTCGATGGTGAGACCGGCGTGGGAGAACCCCAGGTCAGCGCTGAGGGTCTCGAAGGCGGAGAGCGCTTTGGTGCGGTCGGCCGGGCTGATCGTGAGTGCCTGCGTGTCAGGGCCCTCGGCCCGTCGCAGCCGCGCTGCGCAGCTCAGCTCCTCGACGGGCGCCGTGAAGAGGAAGTGCTCGAACCCGCGCGCGCCGACGGTGTAGCCCTGCAGTATTTCTCCGAATGCGCCGTGGACGGTGCTGGCGATCTTGTCGTGCATGGGGTCGTTGTACGCGGCATCAAGTGGGTCCGGCAACCAAAGGAAACCTGCTGGCCGCCATAAGCGAGGGCATCGCGGGGGCGACCGTGAACCACATCGCGTGACCGGTTTGCTCCAGTTGCCCCGATAGGCGCCCCGCTCAAGATCATCTTGCTTATCGATGCCGAAAGGACTTCTTATGCGAACCCCCCTCTCGCGGTTGATGTTCAAGACTCGGCAAAACTGCCTCTGTATCACTCTGTGGACCTGCCGATCCATGCATAACGCCCGATACCACCGCGCCCTAAAGCGGAGTTGCTCGATTCCATTTCTCCTGCTTACGTTTCGCCCCATGATCGAGACGCGTCATCTCCGCACGCTGCGCGCCGTTGCGCAAACGGGCTCTTTCGCTGCCGCGGCACGGCAGCTGAGCTGTACCCAGCCGGCCGTGAGCCAGCAGATGAAATCCCTCGAACTGGCCATGGGTACTCCGCTTCTGATCCGCACCAGCCGTGAAGTACGGGTCACCGAGGCCGGTGCGGCCCTCGTGCGCCACTCGGCCGGGGTGCTCGCCGGACTCCACGCGGCCGAGGAGGAGATGGCGGCGTTCGCGGGGCTGCGCACCGGCCGGGTCCGGCTCACCTCATTCCTGAGCGGTACTTCGGCACTGATACCGTCTGCCATCGCCGCGATGCGCGCCGCCCATCCGGACGTAGAGGTTTCTCTCGCGGAGGCGCCTCCGCCGCGCTCCATCGACCTGCTTCGCAATGCCGACTGCGACATCTCCCTGGCCTTCCGCTACCCGGAGATCCCCGGCTCGGGCTCGAATACGCAAGGCGAGTGGCAGGACCTCGCGGTCCGCCCGCTCCTCACCGATCCTCTGGTCGTGTTGGTGCCGGAAGGACATCGCCTCGCGGAGGCGGGCCAAGTGGAACTGGCCGAACTGGCCGGCGAATCCTGGGTCATGGGCTGCCACCGCTGTCGCCGCCATCTGTTGCGGCTGTGCGAGCATGCCGGTTTCGAGCCGCGCGCCGAGTACCGAACGGACGACTATCCGACCGTGATCGGCCTGGTCGCGGCGGGCCTGGGGGTCGCCGTTCTGCCGGAACTGGCCCTGGGCGGACCGCCGTCGGCGGCGATCCGGCTGCTCCGCCTGGAGCCCACGGTGCACCGGGAGGTGGTGGCCCTGTCCATGTCGACGTCCCCCTCCGTCCCGGCGGTCGGACTCATGCTCCGCGAACTGGAACGATCCGCCGCCCGCTTGCCGAGGACGTCACCGGTTCACGGCGGCCCAGGCTAGGTTGCTCGTATGAACTCATCATCTGGACGTTCCGGAATGGATCGAGGGGCGCTGTTAGCCGCATCGGTCACTGTGGTGCTCTGGGCCTCTGCATTCGTATCCATTCGTGCCTCCGCCGACTATTTCGAACCCGGAGCGCTGGCGCTGGGGCGACTACTGACGGGCTCGTTGGCCTTGGTCTGCCTGCTGTTGGCGAAGGGCGGTGGAGTGCCGCCGCGGAAGGCATGGCCCGGGATCGTGGGATCGGGGGTGCTCTGGTTCGGCGTCTACATGGTCGTACTGAACTGGGGAGAGCAGCTGGTGGACGCGGGAACGGCGTCCATGGTCGTCAACGTGGGGCCGATGGTGGTCGCGCTGCTCGGCGGCTGGTTCCTGAAGGAAGGATTCCCTCCGCTGCTGCTGGCCGGCATGGCCGTGTCGTTCGTCGGCGCGGTCGTCGTCGGCTTCTCGTCGTCTGGCGGCGGATCGTCCTCGGTACTCGGCCTGGGGCTCTGCCTGCTGGCTGCCGTGGCGTACGGGGCCGGCGTGGTGCTGCAGAAGCCCGCGCTGCGGCATGCGACCCCGATCCAGGTGACGACGTACGGCTGTCTGATCGGCGCCGTCGCGTGTCTGCCGTTCAGCGGGCAGCTGGTGTCGGACCTGTCCCGGGCGCCTGTGTCGGCCACGCTCAATGTCGTCTACCTGGGGCTCTTCCCCACGGCACTGGCCTTCACCACCTGGGCGTACGCGCTGTCGCGGACCACCGCAGGGAAGATGGGGGCGACCACCTACGCGGTGCCCGCCGTGGTGATCCTCATTTCCTGGCTCGCCCTGGACGAGGTGCCGGGCTGGGTCACACTCCTCGGCGGTGCCATCTGCCTGGGTGGCGTGGCCGTATCCCGGATGCCCGGCTTCCGCAGGCGCGGACCCGAGGAGACCGCAGAACCGGCGGCCAGCGTGGAGACAGCACGCTGAGGTGACTCGCCGAGGTCGGCAGGACCGGAGGCGACACG is a genomic window containing:
- a CDS encoding LysR family transcriptional regulator, coding for MIETRHLRTLRAVAQTGSFAAAARQLSCTQPAVSQQMKSLELAMGTPLLIRTSREVRVTEAGAALVRHSAGVLAGLHAAEEEMAAFAGLRTGRVRLTSFLSGTSALIPSAIAAMRAAHPDVEVSLAEAPPPRSIDLLRNADCDISLAFRYPEIPGSGSNTQGEWQDLAVRPLLTDPLVVLVPEGHRLAEAGQVELAELAGESWVMGCHRCRRHLLRLCEHAGFEPRAEYRTDDYPTVIGLVAAGLGVAVLPELALGGPPSAAIRLLRLEPTVHREVVALSMSTSPSVPAVGLMLRELERSAARLPRTSPVHGGPG
- a CDS encoding DMT family transporter; this encodes MSRAVTTDSTTEPGHEVPGPVPDAPEPTAEEKPGSRARSQLMVLLAVCCLALGGVFVRISEVGPVATGGYRSLLAAPMLLGMSLAAARRTRVNATAVTVSGAGRPRIGRRDQLLIVLGGLFLAADLCLWNISFLYTSLAEANLLANLVPFIIAPLCFLLFGDRLPWRLALPALLALAGLYILVILGTGLDPQHLRGDLLALATAVFYALFLVVAKGLRERHEATRIMATLSLVCGLACFAVAALLGESMWPTSAKGWLVLIALAVTSQLLGQTLMAHAVKFLPLQLAALFVLLQPVAAAVYGLVLFDQRLSLVQMAGIGVLLVSIFWAKNLLEGKK
- a CDS encoding aminotransferase class I/II-fold pyridoxal phosphate-dependent enzyme translates to MRTDDRLTHGDAPRFTADADVLRARRTLKWQVGALEPDRICLGVAEMDLEAPEFLRRALERAVREGETGYGLTGEQERACARHLAREHHASTAGLRCTTDILTGLRSLLRDQLPPGSPVIVETPVYGDLFTVIEEAGMRPVAVPLLQDEAGYRHDFAALEAAAAAGAGAWILCQPHNPVGRAWNTDEITAALSLALEHDLLLLANEVHMPLGLAGQPRSVFADPAVHRARVFGLTSASKAFNIAGLKSATVYASDRTAEALAGLPQSLLGRPGSFGAIATVACYEQGTGWLAALRAVLAERVESVRTELSRLPLRVDAVAPEATYLVWAGFPEPDQAERFARALARARVHTLPGAAFGGDAYAGYFRINAASHPAVLGEAFDRIGAAL
- a CDS encoding DMT family transporter codes for the protein MNSSSGRSGMDRGALLAASVTVVLWASAFVSIRASADYFEPGALALGRLLTGSLALVCLLLAKGGGVPPRKAWPGIVGSGVLWFGVYMVVLNWGEQLVDAGTASMVVNVGPMVVALLGGWFLKEGFPPLLLAGMAVSFVGAVVVGFSSSGGGSSSVLGLGLCLLAAVAYGAGVVLQKPALRHATPIQVTTYGCLIGAVACLPFSGQLVSDLSRAPVSATLNVVYLGLFPTALAFTTWAYALSRTTAGKMGATTYAVPAVVILISWLALDEVPGWVTLLGGAICLGGVAVSRMPGFRRRGPEETAEPAASVETAR
- a CDS encoding pyridoxal-phosphate dependent enzyme, whose protein sequence is MSLVHPSAPRHSGPDPYELIEELSRLSTLECGGFEASGLRLRAIHGSPATESSFKSILGLGLLLLAREEGLLAEGQTVIESTSGSLGLGLAVAGRLLGHPVHLVTDPGIPDITRRKIELVGGVLHIAATPHPVLGSQQARDDLLRTILSEHPDYYWTNQNDSPLNPQVYTRWVVPHLMAALDFSRITAGIFCVGSGGHFAALSAMLEAKGIPSYVADREGSITFGGSPARSILRGTGNQNRIPAVIDAARTRVEGVYRVSDAQACDGVRELAARGLSVGGSSGVCFMGARQLAADLGPSADGEILTFFADRGELYGTTLLNGGRTDA
- a CDS encoding alanyl-tRNA editing protein; translation: MLNPALWSKAPATAQLYHHDPYATTATAVVLAVEGHHAVFDRSLFYAESGGQVADQGTVDGQRVVDVQKAGGRPYQLPNGEVATIDSVFCHVFEEPCSLEVGAEVTMEIDWERRFRNMQMHTLAHFLFHATGEYLTAHGQARSTRGCHISDSAARFDFGCSIPSEAVQEIQGRVLALLDAAGEAVVTPLPGADDVFVWRSGEIEIPCGGTHVRHPKEILGGITVRRRTKGKGGTRLYVELDRDAD